From a single Mycolicibacterium moriokaense genomic region:
- a CDS encoding MBL fold metallo-hydrolase has protein sequence MTVVSDNYTGHVDPQTAAKRTLPGASIVKVSVGPMDNNAYLVTCSQTGETLLIDAANDPEILLELIERFAPKLSLIVTSHQHFDHWQALEKVAKATGAPTAAHQLDADPLPVKPDRILAHGDTVKIGKLSFDVIHLQGHTPGSVALALDGADEATHLFTGDCLFPGGVGKTWQEGDFEKLLDHVTSRVFNVYGDSTVVYPGHGDDTTLGTERPHLGEWKERGW, from the coding sequence ATGACCGTCGTCAGCGACAACTACACCGGCCATGTTGACCCCCAGACCGCAGCCAAACGGACGCTTCCGGGTGCGTCGATCGTCAAGGTTTCGGTCGGCCCAATGGACAACAACGCGTACCTGGTGACGTGTTCCCAGACGGGAGAGACGCTACTCATCGATGCGGCCAACGACCCCGAGATCCTGCTCGAGCTCATCGAGCGCTTCGCGCCGAAATTGAGCCTGATCGTCACCAGCCATCAGCACTTCGACCACTGGCAGGCGCTGGAGAAAGTCGCCAAGGCGACCGGTGCGCCAACCGCGGCACATCAACTCGACGCCGATCCGTTGCCGGTCAAACCCGATCGGATCCTGGCCCACGGGGACACCGTGAAGATCGGCAAGCTGTCGTTCGACGTCATCCACCTGCAAGGCCACACGCCCGGGTCGGTGGCGCTGGCGCTCGACGGGGCCGACGAGGCGACGCACCTGTTCACCGGTGACTGCCTGTTCCCAGGCGGCGTCGGCAAGACCTGGCAGGAGGGCGACTTCGAGAAGCTGCTCGACCACGTGACCAGCCGGGTGTTCAACGTCTACGGCGACTCGACGGTCGTCTATCCGGGCCATGGCGACGATACGACACTCGGTACCGAGCGACCCCACCTCGGAGAGTGGAAAGAACGCGGTTGGTGA
- a CDS encoding AAA family ATPase, with protein sequence MEGTRCPSCDTELGATAKFCSECGTPVTRAAGAAEYKQVTVLFADVVHSMDIARSVGAERLREIMAGLVDTATSVVKRYGGTVDKFTGDGIMAVFGAPVALEDHALRACLAALGIQEEVGPLEFQLRIGIDSGQVIAGEIGSGALGYTAIGEHVGMAQRMETAAPPGGVMLSASTARLLNGAVTLGELELVQVKGAEYPVPARRLLGVGTGNHAPPRIESNLVGRQWEMTALEGLLNRAINGQGAVVGVSGPAGIGKSRLLRELTAMAANRGLQVFTAHCESHTSQVPFHAVKTLFRAASGVEGLDAAEARARIAAQPRDVDPEDRFLFEDLLGIADPDTPQPQIDPDARRRRLTAMVNSASLGVATCAVYVIEDAHWIDEASESLLADFLSVVPQTPLLTLITHRPEYRGALSQVVGAQSFALAPLSDRETTTLVASLLGPDSSAQTLGETIVERAAGTPLFAEEIVLELAERGVLQGEPGAYVATVEAAEVTVPATLQATIASRIDRLDPRAKRTLGAAAAIGSRFGAELLTALGVEPAFTELLAARLIDQVTFTRSPEYVFHQPLIRTVAYESQLRSDRADLHRRVAAAIEAKSVGSADENAALIAEHLEAAGDLESAFDWHMRAGTWLNNRDFASARVSWERASHVADALPTDHPGRLAMQIAPRTAICATDWRLHADDSNERFDELRKLCALAGDKTSLALAIMGPMSVHAQRGEVRESQRLASELIALLDSIGDAALAAEAAFGAISMKAQAGEMETVLRWAQATIDWADGDPTKGGLIVGSPLAVARVLRGLARAWLGLPGWCRDLDDGVAMGKQSGEPMTQVVTVSWKCGTGPWHGLLCADDDVVNTADDGLRTAQSSGDDYAVAMAEYILGSVMLLRGRRSDRESGYAMLTRLREDCIRRRYLLSELPVFDTYIGRELTKRGDVESGIVMMRNALDDMTRNGQVGYYIPTAGFLVEALLERGDNGDLVEAESVAAAIGSAPADGSVVRDIWALRMRALLARARGDGADYRQLRNRYREMAASLGFEGHMRWAAAMP encoded by the coding sequence GTGGAGGGCACGCGGTGTCCCTCATGTGACACCGAGCTAGGCGCGACAGCCAAGTTCTGCAGCGAATGCGGAACGCCGGTGACGCGCGCGGCAGGAGCGGCGGAGTACAAGCAGGTGACCGTGCTGTTCGCCGATGTCGTCCACTCGATGGACATCGCCAGGTCTGTCGGGGCCGAGCGGCTACGCGAGATCATGGCGGGCCTGGTGGACACGGCCACCTCCGTGGTGAAGCGATACGGCGGCACGGTGGACAAGTTCACGGGCGACGGCATCATGGCCGTCTTCGGGGCACCGGTGGCGCTCGAGGACCACGCACTGCGCGCATGCCTGGCCGCGTTGGGAATTCAGGAGGAAGTCGGACCACTCGAGTTTCAGCTGCGCATCGGCATCGATTCCGGTCAGGTCATAGCCGGTGAAATTGGTTCCGGCGCTCTGGGTTACACCGCGATCGGCGAACACGTCGGCATGGCGCAGCGGATGGAAACGGCCGCTCCCCCGGGCGGCGTCATGCTGAGCGCGTCCACGGCCCGTCTCCTCAATGGTGCTGTCACCCTTGGTGAGCTGGAGCTGGTTCAGGTCAAAGGGGCGGAGTACCCCGTTCCCGCGCGCCGCCTGCTCGGCGTCGGCACCGGGAACCACGCTCCCCCACGGATCGAATCGAATCTCGTCGGCCGTCAATGGGAGATGACGGCGCTCGAAGGGCTGCTGAATCGGGCCATCAACGGCCAGGGAGCTGTTGTCGGTGTCTCGGGGCCTGCCGGGATCGGCAAGAGCCGGCTATTACGCGAGCTCACCGCCATGGCGGCGAACCGCGGCCTGCAGGTGTTCACGGCGCACTGCGAATCGCATACCAGCCAGGTGCCGTTTCACGCGGTCAAGACGCTGTTCAGAGCGGCGAGCGGGGTCGAGGGGCTCGACGCGGCTGAGGCCCGCGCGCGGATTGCCGCGCAGCCCCGGGATGTCGATCCGGAGGATCGGTTCTTGTTCGAGGACCTGCTGGGCATCGCCGACCCCGATACCCCGCAACCTCAGATCGACCCTGACGCACGACGGCGGCGACTGACGGCCATGGTCAACTCCGCATCGCTTGGCGTGGCGACTTGCGCGGTCTACGTCATCGAAGATGCCCATTGGATCGACGAGGCCAGCGAGTCGCTGCTGGCAGATTTCCTCTCCGTGGTGCCACAAACACCGTTACTGACGTTGATCACGCACCGCCCCGAGTATCGAGGCGCTTTATCGCAGGTGGTGGGGGCACAGTCGTTCGCTCTGGCACCGTTGAGCGATCGCGAAACGACGACGTTGGTGGCCAGCCTGCTTGGCCCCGATTCGTCGGCGCAGACGCTCGGCGAGACGATCGTCGAAAGGGCCGCGGGCACACCGTTATTCGCCGAGGAGATTGTTCTCGAATTGGCGGAACGCGGCGTACTGCAAGGAGAACCCGGTGCCTACGTAGCGACCGTCGAGGCCGCAGAGGTCACAGTTCCGGCCACCTTGCAGGCCACGATCGCCTCGCGAATCGATCGACTCGATCCCAGGGCGAAACGCACCCTCGGCGCGGCCGCGGCGATCGGTTCGAGGTTCGGCGCGGAACTGCTGACGGCGCTGGGCGTGGAGCCCGCCTTCACCGAGTTGCTGGCAGCCCGGCTGATCGATCAGGTGACATTCACCCGCAGCCCTGAGTACGTGTTTCATCAACCGCTGATTCGCACGGTTGCTTACGAGTCGCAGTTGAGGTCCGACCGCGCCGACTTGCACCGGCGGGTGGCGGCCGCGATCGAAGCCAAATCGGTTGGCTCCGCTGATGAGAACGCGGCGCTGATCGCCGAGCATCTGGAAGCAGCGGGCGACCTGGAATCGGCATTCGACTGGCACATGCGAGCCGGAACGTGGTTGAACAACCGCGACTTCGCCTCGGCGCGGGTCAGTTGGGAGCGTGCCAGTCACGTCGCCGACGCACTGCCGACCGACCATCCGGGGCGCCTGGCGATGCAAATCGCCCCGCGTACCGCGATCTGTGCAACTGATTGGCGTCTCCACGCCGATGACTCCAATGAGCGCTTCGATGAGCTGCGGAAACTCTGCGCGCTTGCCGGCGACAAGACCTCGCTCGCCCTGGCCATCATGGGGCCGATGTCCGTGCACGCGCAGCGTGGCGAGGTGCGCGAATCACAACGACTGGCCTCCGAACTAATCGCACTTCTGGACTCGATAGGCGACGCCGCTCTGGCTGCCGAGGCGGCATTCGGAGCGATAAGCATGAAGGCGCAGGCCGGTGAGATGGAAACCGTGTTGCGTTGGGCTCAGGCCACGATTGACTGGGCGGACGGCGACCCGACGAAGGGCGGCCTGATCGTGGGTTCGCCGTTAGCGGTGGCGCGGGTGCTGCGTGGTCTAGCGCGAGCGTGGCTCGGTCTACCCGGATGGTGCCGCGATCTCGATGACGGTGTTGCGATGGGTAAGCAAAGCGGGGAACCGATGACGCAGGTGGTCACCGTGTCATGGAAATGCGGCACCGGACCGTGGCACGGCCTTCTGTGCGCCGACGACGACGTTGTAAACACCGCCGACGACGGGCTGCGCACTGCGCAGTCATCGGGCGACGATTATGCCGTCGCTATGGCGGAATACATATTGGGCTCCGTCATGCTGCTGCGAGGCCGTCGATCCGACCGGGAGAGCGGGTACGCAATGCTGACGCGCCTTCGCGAGGATTGCATCCGACGCCGATACCTCCTGTCGGAACTTCCGGTGTTCGACACTTACATCGGCCGCGAACTGACCAAGCGCGGTGACGTCGAAAGCGGCATTGTGATGATGAGGAATGCGCTGGACGACATGACGCGAAATGGACAGGTCGGCTACTACATCCCGACTGCCGGCTTTCTGGTCGAAGCGCTGTTGGAGCGTGGCGACAACGGCGACCTGGTCGAGGCCGAATCGGTCGCCGCGGCGATCGGAAGCGCACCGGCCGATGGCTCGGTGGTCCGCGACATCTGGGCACTGCGCATGCGTGCGCTACTGGCCCGAGCACGCGGTGATGGCGCCGACTACCGGCAGCTGCGGAATCGATACCGCGAGATGGCGGCGTCCCTGGGCTTTGAAGGCCACATGCGATGGGCCGCGGCAATGCCGTGA
- a CDS encoding fructose bisphosphate aldolase: MNQDQLKKAQSGAGFIAALDQSGGSTPKALKLYGIPEDAYSGDDQMFDLVHEMRTRIITSPAFDGDRIMGAILFEMTMDRQIEGRPTADYLWNVKNIVPFLKIDKGLNEEKDGAQTMKPMPGLDELLDRAVANGVFGTKERSVIKLPGAGLDAVVAQQFEVGQQVLAKGLVPIIEPEVDIKSPKKAEAEEQLKAALLAGVNALGADQKVMLKLTLPDTDNLYKELVDHPNVLRVVALSGGYSRDEACERLARNNGVIASFSRALTEGLTAQQSDEEFNATLDAAIGSIAKASAT; this comes from the coding sequence GTGAACCAGGATCAGTTGAAGAAGGCGCAAAGCGGCGCCGGTTTCATCGCAGCACTCGACCAGAGCGGTGGCAGCACCCCCAAGGCGCTCAAGCTCTACGGCATTCCCGAGGACGCCTACTCGGGTGATGACCAGATGTTCGACCTGGTCCACGAGATGCGCACCCGCATCATCACCAGCCCCGCATTCGACGGCGACCGCATCATGGGCGCGATCCTCTTCGAGATGACGATGGACCGCCAGATCGAGGGCCGACCCACTGCCGACTACCTCTGGAACGTCAAGAACATCGTTCCCTTCCTCAAGATCGACAAGGGCCTGAACGAGGAGAAGGACGGCGCGCAGACCATGAAGCCGATGCCCGGCCTGGACGAACTGCTCGACCGCGCGGTGGCCAACGGCGTCTTCGGCACCAAGGAGCGCTCCGTCATCAAGCTGCCCGGCGCCGGTCTCGACGCCGTCGTCGCCCAGCAGTTCGAGGTCGGCCAGCAAGTGCTCGCGAAGGGCCTGGTGCCGATCATCGAGCCCGAGGTCGACATCAAGAGCCCGAAGAAGGCTGAGGCCGAGGAGCAGCTCAAGGCCGCGTTGCTCGCCGGCGTGAACGCCCTTGGCGCTGACCAGAAGGTCATGCTCAAGCTCACGCTGCCCGACACCGACAACCTCTACAAGGAGCTCGTCGACCACCCGAACGTGCTGCGCGTGGTCGCCCTGTCCGGCGGCTACAGCCGTGACGAGGCCTGCGAGCGGCTGGCCCGCAACAACGGCGTCATCGCGAGCTTCTCGCGCGCCCTGACCGAGGGCCTCACCGCGCAGCAGAGCGACGAGGAGTTCAACGCCACCCTCGACGCGGCGATCGGGAGCATCGCCAAGGCATCCGCTACCTAA
- the lnt gene encoding apolipoprotein N-acyltransferase: MIAGALLALAFPAPSWWWLAWIGLVPLLLVLRAAPTAAQGGGRAWCGMAGFVLATQYWLGPSAGPLLVVFAVAIGALWFPSGWAAHRLLSGDVAARQVLTAVAVLPSAWVIAEAVRSWHRLGGPWALLGASQWNQPATLAPASVGGVWLVSFLLVAVNTAVVGAILLRSWQAVALPVVLAVVGPVWFWAGPAPEAGATARVALVQPGDIAESTARQAASEALTEGLAGQRVDLVVWGESSVGVDLESHPEALRRLVDLRRRIGADLLVNVDARAPEGGIYKSSVLIGPDGVRGSYAKTRLVPFGEYVPLRPLLGWATRHTKAAGEDRRRGTGPVVLNTGPLTVGPLISFETTFSDLPRRAVRLGAELLAYQSSTSSYQGSWAQPQLASLVAVHAVEVGHPAVHAGLSGVSSAFDARGHRLGWLPATERGVLVVDVPLGSRSTLYDKFGDWPIVLAALVFTAWCARSARRS; the protein is encoded by the coding sequence CTGATCGCCGGTGCCCTACTTGCGCTGGCCTTCCCCGCGCCGTCGTGGTGGTGGCTGGCGTGGATCGGCCTTGTGCCTCTATTGCTCGTCCTCCGGGCGGCACCCACCGCCGCGCAGGGCGGCGGACGGGCCTGGTGCGGGATGGCCGGATTCGTTCTGGCGACCCAGTACTGGCTGGGGCCCAGCGCGGGCCCGCTACTGGTCGTATTCGCGGTCGCTATCGGCGCGCTGTGGTTTCCGTCGGGCTGGGCCGCGCATCGGCTGCTCTCGGGCGACGTCGCGGCACGGCAGGTCCTCACCGCGGTCGCCGTACTCCCCTCGGCCTGGGTGATTGCCGAGGCTGTCAGGTCGTGGCACCGCCTCGGCGGACCGTGGGCGCTGCTCGGCGCCTCGCAGTGGAATCAGCCGGCCACGCTCGCCCCTGCGTCGGTGGGCGGCGTATGGCTCGTGAGCTTTCTGCTGGTCGCGGTCAACACCGCGGTCGTCGGCGCGATTCTGCTTCGCTCCTGGCAAGCCGTGGCGCTCCCGGTCGTCCTCGCCGTCGTCGGCCCGGTGTGGTTCTGGGCGGGACCGGCGCCAGAAGCGGGAGCCACGGCGCGGGTCGCGCTCGTCCAGCCCGGCGACATCGCGGAGTCGACGGCACGACAGGCGGCGAGCGAAGCGCTCACCGAAGGCTTGGCGGGCCAGCGGGTCGACCTCGTGGTCTGGGGCGAGAGCAGCGTCGGGGTCGACCTCGAGAGTCACCCGGAAGCGCTGCGCCGGCTGGTCGACCTCCGCCGCCGGATCGGCGCTGACCTGTTGGTCAATGTCGATGCGCGGGCGCCGGAAGGCGGAATCTACAAGTCATCGGTCCTCATCGGACCCGACGGGGTGCGCGGTTCGTACGCCAAGACCCGGTTGGTGCCGTTCGGTGAATACGTCCCGCTGCGGCCGCTGCTCGGTTGGGCCACCCGTCATACGAAGGCGGCGGGCGAGGACCGTCGGCGCGGTACCGGGCCGGTGGTGCTGAACACCGGACCGCTGACCGTCGGCCCGCTGATCAGCTTCGAGACGACGTTCTCGGACCTGCCGCGACGGGCGGTGCGGCTGGGCGCGGAGTTGCTGGCATACCAGAGTTCGACGTCGAGTTATCAAGGCAGCTGGGCGCAGCCGCAACTGGCGAGCCTCGTCGCGGTTCACGCCGTCGAGGTGGGTCATCCGGCCGTGCATGCCGGGTTGTCCGGCGTCAGTTCGGCGTTCGACGCACGCGGCCACAGACTGGGCTGGCTACCCGCCACTGAACGCGGCGTGTTGGTGGTCGACGTTCCGCTCGGGTCGCGCTCGACCCTCTACGACAAGTTCGGCGATTGGCCGATTGTCTTGGCGGCGTTGGTCTTTACGGCGTGGTGTGCACGATCAGCACGTCGGTCTTAG